ATGGTGTTAAGTTCTTTAGCGGAAACGGTACATTCTTTAAGTTCCTGCATGAGTTCCTGCAGAACGCGGTCAACAGAGCCGCTTTCCTTATTCTCCAACAGCCTGTTGACCTCCCAAAGGGAAAGTTCCACGCGCTCCATTTTTGCTTTAACGGAAACCATTTTGACCGTCAATTCACCCAGCCCGCTAAGCCGCTGGGAAACCTGCTGCCGCGGAGCGGCAGGTACCGGTATTGCCTTTAAGCCGGACTGCAGATCGGATTCAAAGCTCCCCGCTTTTAAAACTCCGGAAAGACCAGCGGTCAGCACCGCGGCTATTATAAGGTTGGTAAGTTTTTTCATTTTTTTCTCCCTTTAGTTTTTACTCGCAACTTTTTTCATCCAGTTGAGGCCTGAAAATTATTTCCTATTAAGTTATACCAGCAAATAGCGGACCCGGCAACGGCAGCAAGGCCTAGCACAGTGAACTTTAAAGACCTATGTTAAACTGGGCCCTTTGCAGGATTATTATTTTTTAGAGTGGAAGTAAAAAGGCGGCAATTGCCGTCTTTTTACTGAAGCAGGATGCAGGGCGAACCCCGGATTTTTCAGGAGCGTATCATTATGAGCGCCATCTTGAACTTTTTTACGGCTTTCAGCGCGTGAGGCTTGCCTGCGGGCATTATTATAAATTCTCCCGCCTTCACCTTATTGGACTTGCCTGAGATGATTATTTCCGCCTCACCATCCAATATTTCAACCATAGCGTCGAACGGGGCGGTATGTTCGCTCAGGCCCTGGTCCTTGTCAAAAGAGAAGATGGTGACTGTACCGGTTTTCTTCTCTATTATGGTGCGGCTCACCACCGCGCCCTTGTCATAACTTACTAAATCCCCGGCCTTAAGCGTCTTTCCCCTTAAGTCTTCCTTGTTGTTTTCTGATCTTTTCATATTATCTCCTTGTCAATCAGCACTGAAGCGCTGAAGCTCTGAAGTAACTGAAAAGACTACAGTGAACCAATTTCAAACTTCAGCGCTTCAGAGCTTAAGCTCTTCAGCTCTAATTCAGCGTCTGCCTGAATCGCTTATACGCGAATCCGGAGGCGAACACTGCCATCAGGGCCAGCACGCCCAGGTTGGTCCAGAAAACATAAGTATCCCCGCCTTTCAGCATGATATTGCGCAGCATGCGCACAAAATACATAAGCGGGTCCAGGTATGCGGCGGCTATCACAGCCTTAGGCATGTTCTCCACCGGATACATCACGCCGCTCATAATTATAGCCGGGAACAGGAACATGAATCCGCCCAGCATCGCCTGCTGCTGATTTTTTGCAATGGTGGAAATGAAAGTGCCCACACTTACCGTGGTTATAACGAAAGCAAGCGCACCCAGGGCCAGCTGCCACAAGGCCCCTCGCACGGGCACGCTGAATATCAGATAACCCGCTATTACCACCAAGGTCACGTTCACGAGCCCCAGCAGTATGTAGGGCAGGGTCTTGCCGAGAAGTATCTCCGTATTGGAGAGCGGCGCCGAAACTATAGTTTCAAAAGTCCCCATCTCGCGCTCGCGCGTGAGCGACATGGCCGTGAGTATTATCGTAATAAGGCAGGCCAGCATCCCCATAACGCCGGGCACCAGGAACATGGAGGATTCCATGGCCGGATTGTAAAGGACGCGCACATCGAATTTAAGCGGAGGTTCCCCCGGCGCGCCGTATTCCCTGGCAGAGGCGGCCGATATGATGTTTTTAGCGTAAGCTTCCACAGCCCTGGCCTTGGTGGCGTTTGAGGCATCCACCAAAAGCTGCATTTTGCCGCCGCCGCGCCCGGCCGAGACTGCCAGGCCTTCTTTCGGCGCTATCAGCACGGCATCAGCACGGCCGGAAGCTATAAGTTCAAAAGGATCCTCACCTGGCGCGTATATAGCGCGTGTAAACCAGCCGGAGGCGTAAAAGCCTTCCGTTACGCGGCCGAACATGGCGTCATCCGGCTGCGAAAAAGCCGCAAGTTTAATATTTTTTATCTCAGTGGAAAGCGCCAGGCCAAAAATAGTCAGCTGTATTATGGGCGCTCCGAACAGCAGCGTACGCATTTTGGCATCACGCAGCGTCTGAGTCAGTTCTTTCCGTATAAAGGCTATAAGCGTACGTTTCATAAATTTTCTTCTTCCGTCTTCAGCCTTCAGCCTATTCTAAATCCGTCTTGAACTTTTTCAGCGCCAGCGCCAGCATTCCCATGCTTAAAAGCGCCAGCGCCAGGAACGGCACAGCGAGTTCACCGATGTCCGCCCCCTTAAGGGTTATCCCGCGCGCCGCCGCCATGAACCACCTCGGCGGCAGCAGCATAGTCAGGTACTGGAAGAATTTGGGCATGCTCTCCACCGGGAAAATGAAACCGGACAGCAGCATGGAAGGCAGCAGGCCGGTTATCATACCCAGTTGCATGGCTATCTGCTGCTGGCGCGTTATAATGGAAATAAGCAGCCCCTGAGAAAGCGCTGCGGTTATAAAAAGCAGGCAGGCCGCCAGATAAAGCAGATGGCTGCCGGCGAAAGGCACACCGAAAACCAGACGTGATACGAGATACACGAAAACCACACCGGCCAGTACTAAAGCCCCGTACGGGGCAAGCTTGCCTGCCATTATCTCCAGTGGCCGCACCGGAGTTGAAAGCAGCAGTTCCATGGAGCCGTTCTCCCATTCGCGGGCCACGGTCATCGCCGTCAGAAGTATCGACAGCAGGCCTATTATTATGGCGGCCAGCCCCGGTACGGTAAACCAGCGGCTGTTCAGCTCAGGGTTATAGAGGAAGCGGGTCTCAACAGAGAGAGGCTCGCGCGCCGGACTCCTCCCAAGCCCCGCCCTTTTGGTTCGCATATCATCGTCTATAGATATAGTTTCGTCAATAACCGCTTGCTTTTTGTTCCAAAAGAGCGGGGCAAGCCTGACCAGAACACCGCGCTGTATGCCGGGTAGGTACCCTATCACGGCGCCCGCCTTGGAGTTGTCGCTGCCGTCCAGCACGAACTGCGCTTCCGCCGGGCTGCCGCCTTTTATTTTTTTGGAAAAATCCGGTTCCAGGAAAAGCGCCGCGGAAGCCCGGCCTGAATCCAGCATTTCCACCGGGCCGGCCGGGCCCGGCTCAACGAGGCGGAAATAACCGGAAGACGAAAATACTTCTTTGAGGCGGCGCGCGGCGGGCCCGTTATCCCGGTCTGAGACCGTAAGCGCGATATTCCTGACCTCGTAATCTATGGCATAGCCGAAGAAGGTTACCAGCATCACCGGCAGACCCAGCGCCAACGCCAGCGTGAACGGATCGCGCAGGATATGCATGACCTCCTTGCGCGCGATGGAATAAGCTCTTTGAATATTGAATCGCATAATTTAGTTTAGAGTTAGGAGTTATGAGTTAGAAGTTTGGAGTTATGGAGATAAACTCACAACTCAAAACCAAGAACTCAAAACTCTCAACTTACCTTTCCGTCCCCTCAACTAATCGTATGAACACGTCCTCAAGCGACGGCTTTATCAGCGCTACCGAAGCGGAAGGCGGCAGCGCGGACAAAGCGGCGTCCATGGAAACTTTATCCTTGAACGCGGCATGCCAGCGCATACCGTGAGGCGAAAGCTCAAGCAGCCCGGCGGCTTTTTCAAGCTCCGAAATAAAGACTGCCGAGTCGGTCCCTTGAAAATCCAGTTCGGCCATAGGGCCGGGGAAAGCGGAGTTTTTTAGTTCTTCCGGCGAGCCCAGCGCTATCAGACGTCCGGTGCGCATCAGGGCTATGCGGCCGCACTGCTCGGCCTCGTCCATATAATGAGTGGTCACTATAACGGTTTTGCCAAGACCGGTGATCTTTCGTATCAGCGCCCAGAACCTGGCGCGGGATGCGGGAGCCACTCCCGAGGTGGGTTCGTCCAGAAAGACTATCTCCGGGTCGTGCAGCATGGCCGCGGCCAGCGCGAGTTCCTGTTTTATTCCGCCCGGCAGCTCCGCGACTTTGGAGGAGAGCGGCTTATGAAAGCCTATAAGCTCAAAAAGTTCTTTTCGCCGCCTTTCGGCATAAGGCGGATTAAGCTTCCGCAGCCCCGCCGCGAAATCCAGGTTCTCACCCACCGTCAGGTCGTTGTAAAGCGTGAACTTCTGGGACATGTA
This is a stretch of genomic DNA from Elusimicrobiota bacterium. It encodes these proteins:
- a CDS encoding cupin domain-containing protein, encoding MKRSENNKEDLRGKTLKAGDLVSYDKGAVVSRTIIEKKTGTVTIFSFDKDQGLSEHTAPFDAMVEILDGEAEIIISGKSNKVKAGEFIIMPAGKPHALKAVKKFKMALIMIRS
- a CDS encoding ABC transporter permease; translation: MKRTLIAFIRKELTQTLRDAKMRTLLFGAPIIQLTIFGLALSTEIKNIKLAAFSQPDDAMFGRVTEGFYASGWFTRAIYAPGEDPFELIASGRADAVLIAPKEGLAVSAGRGGGKMQLLVDASNATKARAVEAYAKNIISAASAREYGAPGEPPLKFDVRVLYNPAMESSMFLVPGVMGMLACLITIILTAMSLTREREMGTFETIVSAPLSNTEILLGKTLPYILLGLVNVTLVVIAGYLIFSVPVRGALWQLALGALAFVITTVSVGTFISTIAKNQQQAMLGGFMFLFPAIIMSGVMYPVENMPKAVIAAAYLDPLMYFVRMLRNIMLKGGDTYVFWTNLGVLALMAVFASGFAYKRFRQTLN
- a CDS encoding ABC transporter permease; amino-acid sequence: MRFNIQRAYSIARKEVMHILRDPFTLALALGLPVMLVTFFGYAIDYEVRNIALTVSDRDNGPAARRLKEVFSSSGYFRLVEPGPAGPVEMLDSGRASAALFLEPDFSKKIKGGSPAEAQFVLDGSDNSKAGAVIGYLPGIQRGVLVRLAPLFWNKKQAVIDETISIDDDMRTKRAGLGRSPAREPLSVETRFLYNPELNSRWFTVPGLAAIIIGLLSILLTAMTVAREWENGSMELLLSTPVRPLEIMAGKLAPYGALVLAGVVFVYLVSRLVFGVPFAGSHLLYLAACLLFITAALSQGLLISIITRQQQIAMQLGMITGLLPSMLLSGFIFPVESMPKFFQYLTMLLPPRWFMAAARGITLKGADIGELAVPFLALALLSMGMLALALKKFKTDLE
- a CDS encoding ABC transporter ATP-binding protein, with the protein product MTPSCVLEVKGLSIKFGDFTAVDNVSFCVNRGEIFGFLGANGAGKTTTIRMLCGLLVPTSGSALVGGLGFEDGGRGIKKIVGYMSQKFTLYNDLTVGENLDFAAGLRKLNPPYAERRRKELFELIGFHKPLSSKVAELPGGIKQELALAAAMLHDPEIVFLDEPTSGVAPASRARFWALIRKITGLGKTVIVTTHYMDEAEQCGRIALMRTGRLIALGSPEELKNSAFPGPMAELDFQGTDSAVFISELEKAAGLLELSPHGMRWHAAFKDKVSMDAALSALPPSASVALIKPSLEDVFIRLVEGTER